The following are encoded together in the Methanothermobacter tenebrarum genome:
- the ahaC gene encoding ATP synthase A1 subunit C — protein MIDSPTMLKALISIVAAAGAIIIVVPTIKFLRDVVPFAYPTARVRARMGRLFTDRQLAEIIETENLKEFKNYLRGFPDYAKYIDEYPIEKALESQLAEIYQLITEIAPKRLKRVFEVQSKKWDIKNIKSLLTAKDTGLSPEETMDLLIPFGELKDKLEKLTDLKTVEDIIAALEDTEYGPILEAAFPDYEKTGMLLPFEAALDKYYMETILEVLEEISIPKEDIEILRTYFGAQIDATNLKIILRAKADNLKYEDISPYIIPESYQLPEWKLEYLMEAENIKGMISELEGTDYGPVLTEAFPKYEETGSLATFERALEKYINETARTFALKRPLGVGPIITFLSRKEAEIKNLKVIARSKREPAFPEPILKEMLI, from the coding sequence ATGATTGACAGCCCCACCATGTTAAAGGCGCTGATAAGTATAGTAGCAGCTGCAGGAGCCATCATCATAGTAGTACCCACAATAAAGTTTCTCAGGGACGTTGTACCATTCGCATATCCCACCGCAAGAGTGAGAGCAAGAATGGGGCGTCTATTCACAGACAGACAACTCGCAGAAATCATAGAAACCGAAAACCTTAAAGAATTCAAAAATTACTTGAGGGGCTTCCCAGATTATGCGAAATACATAGACGAGTACCCTATCGAAAAAGCCCTTGAAAGCCAACTCGCGGAAATCTACCAACTAATCACAGAAATAGCACCAAAAAGGCTGAAAAGAGTATTCGAGGTACAATCTAAAAAATGGGACATCAAGAACATAAAAAGTCTCTTAACAGCCAAAGATACTGGTTTAAGTCCAGAGGAGACAATGGACCTCCTAATACCCTTCGGCGAATTAAAAGACAAACTAGAAAAGTTAACAGACCTTAAAACAGTCGAGGATATAATAGCAGCCCTCGAAGACACAGAATATGGTCCAATACTCGAAGCGGCCTTCCCAGATTATGAAAAAACAGGGATGCTATTACCCTTTGAAGCCGCCCTCGATAAATATTACATGGAAACCATCCTAGAAGTTCTAGAAGAGATATCAATCCCCAAAGAAGATATTGAGATACTACGCACATATTTTGGCGCGCAAATAGACGCCACAAACCTCAAAATAATACTCCGCGCAAAAGCCGACAACCTCAAATACGAAGACATAAGCCCCTACATAATACCAGAAAGTTACCAACTACCCGAATGGAAACTAGAATACCTCATGGAAGCAGAAAACATAAAAGGCATGATAAGCGAATTAGAAGGCACAGACTATGGCCCAGTACTCACAGAAGCGTTCCCAAAATATGAAGAAACAGGATCACTGGCCACATTCGAGAGAGCATTGGAAAAATACATCAATGAAACCGCAAGAACCTTCGCACTAAAAAGACCCCTCGGTGTAGGTCCAATAATAACATTCCTCAGCCGAAAAGAGGCCGAAATCAAAAACCTCAAAGTAATAGCGCGCAGTAAAAGAGAACCAGCCTTCCCAGAACCCATACTTAAGGAGATGTTAATATGA
- a CDS encoding V-type proton ATPase subunit E encodes MDPGVDKIVSSIISEAQENANKIVSEAEKKAESIIKDGERRAAIEKEKILENARKQARMQYHQLISEAKMKARRAELEAREEVITEAFKRAEEELQKITSSKDERYIQSLKNIIKEAATEIGGGELVVHVKEDDKEKIRDLDSIAEDVKSATGKDTILELGEAIQTIGGAIVKTKDGRIEVNNTIEARLSRFEKFLRSEVAKILFD; translated from the coding sequence ATGGACCCTGGAGTGGACAAGATTGTCTCCAGCATAATCTCCGAGGCCCAGGAAAATGCTAACAAAATAGTCAGTGAAGCTGAAAAAAAAGCAGAATCCATAATAAAAGATGGTGAAAGAAGAGCAGCCATCGAAAAGGAGAAAATACTAGAAAATGCTAGAAAACAAGCCCGAATGCAATACCACCAGCTAATATCAGAGGCTAAAATGAAGGCCCGAAGGGCGGAACTGGAGGCGAGGGAAGAAGTAATCACCGAAGCGTTCAAAAGGGCTGAAGAAGAATTACAAAAAATAACATCTAGTAAAGATGAAAGATACATCCAATCATTAAAGAATATTATAAAAGAAGCCGCCACCGAAATCGGGGGAGGAGAACTGGTAGTCCACGTCAAGGAGGATGATAAAGAGAAGATAAGGGACTTGGATTCTATTGCAGAGGATGTTAAATCCGCCACTGGCAAAGATACTATACTCGAGCTTGGCGAAGCCATACAGACCATCGGAGGAGCCATAGTAAAGACCAAAGATGGGAGAATAGAGGTCAACAACACAATCGAAGCAAGACTTTCAAGGTTCGAAAAGTTTCTGCGTTCAGAGGTGGCAAAAATCCTCTTTGATTAA
- a CDS encoding V-type ATP synthase subunit K (produces ATP from ADP in the presence of a proton gradient across the membrane; the K subunit is a nonenzymatic component which binds the dimeric form by interacting with the G and E subunits): protein MVEITLGTALAAVGAGIAIAFAGFGSAIAQGNVAAASVGAVAEKPEMFARGIIFTALPETQAIYGFLIGILVIVFSGILGGGKALGTTGGIIALSAGLAIGVAGFGSAIAQGNVAAGSVGAVTENPEMFARGIIFTALPETQAIYGFLIAILLLVGGVMGGG, encoded by the coding sequence ATGGTTGAGATTACACTAGGAACAGCTTTAGCAGCTGTAGGAGCTGGAATAGCTATAGCATTCGCAGGTTTCGGATCAGCTATAGCCCAGGGAAACGTAGCAGCTGCAAGTGTAGGTGCAGTTGCAGAAAAACCTGAAATGTTCGCAAGGGGCATTATATTCACAGCCCTGCCAGAAACACAGGCTATCTACGGATTCCTTATAGGAATATTAGTTATAGTATTCTCAGGAATCCTAGGTGGTGGTAAAGCACTTGGTACAACAGGCGGTATCATAGCCCTAAGCGCAGGTTTAGCCATAGGAGTTGCAGGTTTCGGATCAGCTATAGCCCAGGGAAACGTAGCAGCAGGTAGCGTAGGTGCAGTCACAGAAAACCCTGAAATGTTCGCAAGGGGCATTATATTCACAGCCCTGCCAGAAACACAGGCTATCTACGGATTCCTTATAGCAATACTCTTGCTCGTTGGTGGCGTTATGGGAGGAGGCTAA
- a CDS encoding V-type ATP synthase subunit I, translated as MFLPARMRKLKIITFEKYTDPVIRSLHEEGITQIDNISERIQEDPQWAQLLKPSKPTPQTTRIASLLMRTTGIIDFMNTLITKKKKMKEVIKEFLNPPIPKKRKVEELDSESLIKKAEEELSKVETRIKSLESKLNQLDAEKGDLESTISLWGKLVDFDIDFTDIEESKYITAIVGKMPIEKFKKAPEKIKEITDKFAIFDIETEPPTERKIFIITLKEHEDAIATLLRRMDFERFEIAGLKGKPSEVIRKSKERLKEIHEERKTTIEEVEKIKNEWEEELLILKEQLTIEKERNEIYAAFGETENTVMLETWVPLKDCEKAEKIIKKASEDHCVIEREKPNPDDDVPILLENPRFAKPFETFIKMYSPPKYNEYDPTIFMAIVLPFFFGFCLTDAFYGIIDALVGFILYRGPGKVNKFMRSFGIIFMACGLWAFILGMVTNGFLGDFFPRFFHINLPTVIPLIDAFKEPQNVLLMALVTGVLHINFGLIVGARNNIKMGNMREAMGSQIVWLILEAGILLLALGWLFNIFPLLIAGGGIAVLGIILLVYYNGLFGLIDASGFLGTILSYSRLLALCLSTGGMAMTVNIVTEICANLIPVIGVALAPIIFVFGHIANDTFQSLGAFIHSLRLHYVEFFSQFFMGGKRKFTPFSAERKLTKIER; from the coding sequence ATGTTTCTACCAGCAAGGATGCGCAAACTTAAAATTATAACATTCGAAAAATATACTGACCCCGTGATCCGATCCTTGCACGAAGAAGGAATAACACAAATAGATAACATATCAGAGCGTATACAAGAGGACCCCCAATGGGCCCAACTATTAAAACCTTCAAAACCCACACCCCAGACTACTAGGATAGCATCTCTCCTAATGAGAACAACTGGTATAATAGATTTCATGAACACATTAATAACCAAGAAAAAGAAGATGAAAGAGGTTATAAAAGAATTCCTCAACCCCCCAATCCCAAAAAAGAGGAAAGTAGAAGAACTAGATTCAGAATCATTAATAAAAAAAGCAGAAGAGGAATTATCAAAGGTTGAAACGAGGATAAAATCCCTAGAAAGTAAATTAAACCAATTAGACGCGGAGAAGGGAGATTTAGAATCTACTATCAGCCTCTGGGGGAAACTAGTCGATTTTGATATTGATTTTACCGATATAGAAGAGTCCAAGTACATAACAGCTATCGTAGGGAAAATGCCCATCGAAAAGTTCAAAAAGGCGCCTGAGAAGATAAAAGAGATAACAGACAAATTCGCAATCTTCGACATTGAAACAGAACCCCCAACCGAAAGAAAAATATTCATAATAACCTTAAAAGAACACGAAGACGCCATAGCAACCCTACTAAGGCGAATGGACTTTGAAAGATTTGAAATAGCAGGTCTCAAAGGCAAACCCTCAGAAGTGATCCGAAAATCCAAGGAAAGGCTCAAAGAAATCCACGAAGAAAGAAAAACCACAATAGAAGAAGTGGAAAAGATAAAAAATGAATGGGAAGAAGAACTCCTCATACTCAAGGAACAACTTACAATCGAAAAGGAAAGAAACGAAATATATGCAGCCTTCGGCGAAACAGAAAACACAGTAATGCTAGAAACATGGGTCCCCCTCAAAGATTGTGAGAAAGCAGAAAAGATAATTAAAAAGGCCAGCGAAGACCATTGCGTTATTGAACGTGAAAAACCAAACCCTGACGATGACGTGCCAATACTCCTTGAAAACCCAAGATTCGCAAAACCCTTCGAAACATTCATAAAAATGTACTCACCCCCAAAATATAACGAATATGACCCCACAATCTTCATGGCAATAGTACTCCCATTCTTCTTTGGCTTCTGCCTTACAGACGCATTCTATGGGATAATAGATGCCCTAGTCGGGTTCATATTATACCGTGGCCCTGGGAAGGTTAACAAGTTCATGAGAAGTTTTGGCATAATATTCATGGCATGCGGCTTATGGGCGTTCATCCTAGGAATGGTCACAAACGGATTCTTAGGCGACTTCTTCCCACGCTTCTTCCACATAAACCTCCCAACAGTAATACCATTAATAGACGCGTTTAAAGAACCCCAAAACGTCCTCTTAATGGCTCTAGTCACTGGCGTGCTACATATAAACTTTGGACTTATAGTTGGCGCGAGAAACAATATAAAAATGGGTAACATGCGCGAGGCCATGGGATCACAGATAGTATGGCTCATACTCGAAGCTGGCATACTCCTACTTGCCCTAGGCTGGCTATTCAACATATTCCCATTACTAATAGCTGGGGGTGGTATAGCCGTCCTAGGGATCATACTATTGGTCTATTACAACGGACTCTTCGGACTTATCGATGCTTCAGGATTCCTAGGGACCATACTATCATATTCAAGACTTTTAGCCCTCTGTTTATCCACAGGGGGCATGGCCATGACAGTTAACATTGTCACGGAAATATGCGCTAATCTCATACCAGTAATTGGAGTGGCCCTAGCACCCATAATATTCGTATTTGGCCATATTGCTAATGACACATTCCAGAGTCTAGGTGCATTCATACACTCACTCCGTTTACATTATGTGGAGTTCTTCTCCCAATTCTTCATGGGAGGAAAAAGAAAATTCACGCCATTTAGTGCTGAAAGAAAACTTACCAAAATAGAGAGGTGA
- the ahaH gene encoding ATP synthase archaeal subunit H, translating into MATIAEAIMVIKKAENDANRLIQESKDKSSQMIEDARAKALEIIESAKKEAEDEAETMIYESRARAREEAREISSEAKRKTEILKSKAMDKIDEAAELILKTII; encoded by the coding sequence ATGGCAACAATCGCAGAAGCTATCATGGTGATAAAAAAGGCTGAAAATGATGCTAACAGGCTAATACAGGAGTCAAAGGATAAATCATCCCAGATGATTGAAGATGCTAGGGCGAAAGCTCTGGAAATCATAGAAAGTGCCAAAAAAGAGGCTGAAGATGAAGCAGAGACCATGATATATGAGTCAAGGGCGAGGGCTAGGGAGGAAGCGAGAGAAATTTCAAGCGAAGCTAAAAGAAAAACAGAAATCCTAAAATCCAAGGCCATGGATAAAATTGATGAAGCAGCAGAACTTATCCTAAAAACAATAATCTAG
- a CDS encoding citryl-CoA lyase — MAIEKKSLEKIFDVNVSRWKTSISWIEEDFIVTRGYFQEDLIGNVSFADVVFLLLRGNLPSKDESKMLDAILVSFCDHGVTPPSTQIARLAASTGSPLHASAAAGLLAFGKEHAGAIQECMKLLQETLKNDGKVSQLAKELVYDYLEKDEKIPGFGHRYHRRDPRAARILELAKDYKCIGRHAQLALEIEKVLNRLKNISMNIDGANAAILSDLGFHWEIGTGMFMIGRLPGLIAHINEEKAEEKPFRKTLNLGDIEYHGRKPDRIMRG, encoded by the coding sequence ATGGCAATAGAGAAAAAATCGCTTGAAAAAATATTCGATGTTAACGTCTCTCGCTGGAAGACTAGTATTAGTTGGATTGAAGAAGATTTTATAGTTACGCGCGGATATTTCCAAGAAGATTTGATTGGGAATGTTTCATTTGCTGATGTTGTCTTCTTATTGTTGAGGGGTAATTTACCTTCTAAGGATGAATCCAAGATGCTTGACGCTATACTCGTATCCTTCTGTGATCATGGTGTTACACCTCCTAGCACGCAGATCGCTCGTCTAGCAGCATCCACAGGTTCTCCTTTACATGCATCTGCAGCAGCTGGACTTTTAGCCTTTGGGAAGGAACATGCCGGGGCCATCCAAGAATGTATGAAACTCCTCCAAGAAACTCTAAAGAATGATGGTAAGGTTTCTCAACTTGCAAAGGAGCTCGTCTATGATTATCTAGAAAAGGATGAGAAGATACCTGGTTTTGGTCATAGGTATCATAGGAGAGATCCTAGGGCGGCTAGGATATTGGAATTAGCGAAGGATTATAAATGTATAGGGAGACATGCGCAGTTAGCATTGGAAATAGAAAAGGTTTTAAATCGGTTAAAGAATATTAGTATGAATATTGATGGTGCTAACGCGGCAATATTGTCAGATTTAGGATTCCATTGGGAGATTGGGACAGGCATGTTCATGATAGGAAGATTACCGGGGTTGATAGCCCATATAAATGAGGAAAAGGCAGAGGAGAAGCCCTTTAGGAAAACTTTGAACTTGGGGGACATAGAATATCATGGGAGAAAACCAGATAGGATAATGAGGGGATGA
- a CDS encoding fumarate hydratase — MNLVTRVKNALIKASTSYTNDVRRAYKRALKREENENAAWMLKLILENEKIARKEKRPLCDDTGIPHVIIEIGEKTTPPNDLLVQIKKGIKEGLKELPGRPMAVKGDDIQRIEQSRGLYEDPSMVIPPSFLIDTTNEDSVKIHILMLGGGPEIRARTYRVFHRHDNRKLFEEVLTWMKTETPMLGCTPCIPIIGIGRTHFEATSLMLKAMANGDLDRQSEIEEYLTEALNRTGVGSLGLGGSVTALGSFVKIGPQRASGVRIVSMRLSCCAEPRRATIIL; from the coding sequence ATGAACCTTGTCACAAGAGTGAAGAACGCCCTTATAAAAGCCAGTACAAGTTATACAAATGACGTTAGAAGAGCATATAAAAGAGCCCTTAAAAGAGAAGAGAATGAAAATGCAGCTTGGATGCTCAAACTAATCCTAGAAAATGAAAAAATAGCAAGAAAAGAAAAGAGACCGCTCTGTGACGATACTGGGATCCCCCATGTTATCATCGAAATCGGAGAAAAAACCACCCCACCCAATGATCTTCTAGTCCAGATCAAAAAAGGGATAAAAGAAGGATTAAAGGAATTACCCGGAAGGCCCATGGCAGTGAAAGGAGATGATATTCAACGTATAGAGCAGAGCAGGGGCCTATATGAAGATCCTTCAATGGTAATACCCCCATCTTTTCTAATAGACACGACAAACGAAGATAGCGTAAAGATTCATATTCTAATGCTAGGTGGGGGCCCTGAAATACGCGCCCGTACATATAGAGTTTTCCATCGCCATGATAACAGAAAACTATTTGAAGAAGTTCTAACATGGATGAAAACAGAGACTCCAATGTTAGGGTGCACCCCTTGCATCCCAATTATTGGCATTGGAAGAACTCATTTTGAGGCCACTTCCCTCATGCTTAAGGCCATGGCAAATGGGGACCTTGACAGGCAATCCGAAATCGAAGAATATCTAACAGAGGCACTTAATAGGACTGGTGTAGGTAGCTTAGGACTTGGAGGATCCGTAACAGCTTTGGGTTCCTTTGTCAAGATCGGACCCCAAAGAGCTAGTGGTGTTAGGATAGTTTCCATGAGGCTCTCTTGTTGTGCAGAGCCAAGAAGGGCGACTATAATATTATGA
- a CDS encoding peptidase: MNKNRKFLENIGIKSGYPLIESKKRFMDGSQYRFEVPGIQKPSTLRALINALDEYDVTIHRVTQTKGIMLLTDQEIQEMVEIAADARIELFLSVGPRATYDTSATAKTREGSRIGYRLRGYENLLYALEDVKRAANLGVKGIVVYDEGMLWVLNKMRKSGHLPKDLHFKVSAHCGHGNPASALLLEKIGADSFNPVRDLQIPMLASIRNTIKIPIDLHTENPESSGGFIRHYEVPDMIRYAAPVYLKTGGSIAKKHGWETTKTEAKERIRQVQLVQSMIERYYPEARASPKGSEDLAIPVVK, translated from the coding sequence ATGAACAAAAATAGAAAATTCCTTGAAAATATTGGTATAAAGAGCGGATATCCTCTCATTGAATCAAAGAAAAGGTTTATGGATGGTTCACAGTACCGTTTCGAAGTTCCAGGTATACAAAAACCTTCAACCCTCAGAGCACTCATAAACGCCCTTGATGAATATGATGTGACAATCCATCGAGTAACCCAAACAAAGGGTATAATGCTACTCACAGACCAAGAAATCCAAGAAATGGTCGAAATAGCAGCAGATGCAAGAATAGAATTATTCCTAAGCGTAGGACCCAGGGCAACCTATGATACAAGTGCAACCGCGAAAACAAGAGAAGGTTCAAGGATAGGATATCGTCTCCGGGGCTACGAAAACCTATTATACGCACTAGAAGATGTTAAGAGAGCCGCTAACCTCGGAGTCAAAGGCATAGTAGTATATGACGAAGGAATGCTATGGGTGCTCAACAAGATGAGAAAATCAGGCCACCTCCCAAAGGATCTCCACTTTAAAGTCTCTGCACATTGTGGACATGGCAACCCAGCATCCGCCCTACTACTAGAAAAGATTGGAGCAGACTCATTCAATCCTGTGAGAGACCTCCAAATACCTATGCTAGCATCCATCAGAAACACCATAAAAATACCAATAGATTTACATACAGAGAATCCAGAATCTTCCGGGGGTTTTATAAGACACTATGAAGTGCCAGATATGATACGCTACGCCGCCCCAGTCTACCTCAAAACAGGAGGCTCAATCGCGAAAAAACACGGATGGGAAACCACAAAAACAGAAGCAAAGGAAAGGATAAGACAAGTACAACTCGTACAATCAATGATAGAAAGATACTATCCAGAAGCACGAGCCTCCCCAAAGGGCAGCGAAGACCTCGCAATACCGGTGGTCAAATGA
- a CDS encoding MmgE/PrpD family protein, with translation MITKKFADFIISLKYEDIPSDVTEKARLCFMDFLGVSLRGSNEKSGISALKALQPTLGKATIIGHGHGDPLNASLVNGIFAHSLDLDDGHRIAHLHPGASVIPAALALAEKEKVKGKEFLTSIIIGYEICLSLGIMINPHHRNMGFHSTGTCGTIGAAAASAKILDLNKEETLNCLGLAGTQAAGLLESDHKGSMGKHLHAGRAAQSGILSALLAREGFTGADTILEGDEGFLNVMSSGYDIKDGLGHFHIRQVYMKKYPVCRHIHSTLDSASKILNSLKLKSVDEAMVDEVIVRTYKVAAEHDNYKPENMEFLRQSLPVSLALFLLNGDLRLEHLKDFKFARELAKKIRIETDRKLDSLYPEKRPSKVILKLKGEKSEALTMLPSGEPENPLKRDDILKKFKMLNSEYDVKKLKILNEMESTPMDELMDELDLGGNKQ, from the coding sequence ATGATAACAAAAAAATTCGCTGATTTTATAATATCATTAAAATATGAGGATATACCATCTGATGTTACAGAAAAAGCCAGATTATGTTTCATGGATTTTCTCGGAGTCTCTTTAAGAGGATCAAATGAAAAAAGTGGAATTTCCGCGCTAAAAGCACTCCAACCTACTCTTGGTAAAGCGACTATTATAGGCCATGGTCATGGAGACCCATTAAATGCAAGCCTAGTCAATGGTATATTTGCCCATAGCCTTGACTTGGATGATGGCCATAGAATAGCCCACTTGCACCCTGGAGCATCTGTCATACCAGCAGCGCTTGCATTAGCAGAAAAAGAAAAGGTCAAAGGAAAAGAATTTCTCACATCTATTATAATTGGCTATGAAATATGTCTAAGCCTAGGGATTATGATAAACCCACATCATCGTAACATGGGTTTTCATTCTACAGGCACATGTGGAACCATTGGAGCTGCAGCAGCCAGTGCAAAAATTCTTGATTTGAACAAAGAAGAAACATTAAATTGCCTGGGATTGGCCGGCACTCAAGCTGCGGGTCTTCTTGAATCAGATCATAAAGGTAGCATGGGAAAACATTTGCATGCTGGAAGAGCAGCCCAATCCGGAATATTATCAGCCCTCCTTGCCAGGGAAGGTTTCACTGGAGCCGATACCATACTAGAAGGTGATGAAGGATTCCTAAATGTTATGAGTTCAGGTTATGATATAAAGGATGGGCTGGGCCATTTTCATATCAGACAAGTTTATATGAAAAAATATCCTGTCTGTAGACATATTCACTCTACTCTTGATTCAGCATCGAAGATACTTAATTCTCTAAAGTTGAAATCTGTTGATGAAGCTATGGTGGATGAAGTGATAGTCAGAACATATAAAGTGGCAGCAGAACATGACAATTACAAACCAGAGAATATGGAATTTTTGAGACAGAGTCTACCAGTTTCCCTTGCATTATTTCTATTGAATGGTGATTTAAGATTAGAGCACCTAAAAGATTTCAAATTTGCACGTGAACTCGCCAAAAAAATCAGGATCGAAACTGACAGAAAACTGGACTCTCTCTATCCTGAAAAAAGACCATCAAAAGTCATCCTAAAATTAAAAGGTGAAAAGTCAGAAGCTTTAACAATGTTACCAAGTGGAGAGCCAGAGAATCCCCTTAAAAGAGATGATATCCTTAAAAAATTTAAAATGCTAAACAGTGAATACGATGTCAAAAAATTGAAGATTTTAAATGAGATGGAATCAACCCCTATGGATGAGCTAATGGACGAATTAGACTTGGGAGGGAACAAGCAATGA
- a CDS encoding Mth938-like domain-containing protein, which yields MQENREMKFQDCKFGSVKYNGKEYKHDIIVHVDGTITPRRKEISRKKYGTSHTLAQEEIQQLLDENPDIIIVGSGVHGVLKLGEISIKTKIIKLPTCKAIKEYNSLIETGKKVAAIIHVTC from the coding sequence ATGCAGGAGAATAGAGAGATGAAGTTCCAAGATTGCAAATTTGGAAGTGTGAAATACAATGGAAAAGAATACAAACATGACATTATAGTGCATGTAGACGGGACCATAACACCACGAAGAAAGGAAATTTCAAGGAAAAAATATGGCACCTCACACACCCTAGCACAAGAGGAAATCCAACAGTTACTCGATGAAAACCCAGACATTATAATAGTTGGATCAGGAGTCCATGGAGTCCTGAAACTTGGAGAAATCAGCATAAAAACCAAAATCATAAAATTACCAACATGTAAAGCCATAAAAGAATACAACAGCCTAATAGAAACCGGTAAAAAAGTGGCCGCCATAATCCACGTAACATGTTAA
- a CDS encoding TIGR04076 family protein has protein sequence MLEITVHRIKGECPVYKEGDKIVVDDPEILLEETDALCTHALSTILHYTTILERNWCPVELGLTKENDPENAYMQCVDPGEPYTNGGTVIFKCRRIER, from the coding sequence ATGTTGGAGATCACGGTTCATAGGATAAAAGGGGAATGTCCAGTTTATAAAGAAGGTGACAAGATTGTGGTGGATGACCCTGAAATACTCCTAGAGGAGACAGATGCACTTTGTACTCACGCACTTTCCACCATACTCCATTATACAACCATCCTTGAGAGGAACTGGTGTCCCGTGGAACTTGGACTAACTAAAGAAAATGACCCTGAAAATGCTTACATGCAATGTGTAGATCCCGGAGAACCATATACAAACGGTGGAACTGTAATATTCAAATGCAGGAGAATAGAGAGATGA
- a CDS encoding potassium channel family protein, which produces MIFTIIFFIEEAPVNPAVNTYEDSLWYVLQTLTTVGYGEITPVTILGRLTSFLAMLSAIVITSLITASATSTLIEKMREEREKLLEERKYQKKN; this is translated from the coding sequence ATCATATTCACAATCATATTCTTTATAGAAGAGGCTCCTGTCAATCCAGCTGTTAATACCTATGAAGATTCCTTATGGTATGTGCTCCAGACGCTTACAACAGTCGGCTATGGTGAAATCACCCCAGTGACCATACTAGGTCGCCTAACCAGTTTTCTGGCAATGTTAAGTGCAATTGTAATTACAAGTCTTATAACAGCATCCGCAACCTCAACGCTCATCGAAAAAATGAGAGAGGAACGCGAAAAGCTCCTAGAGGAAAGAAAGTACCAGAAAAAGAATTGA
- a CDS encoding THUMP domain-containing protein: protein MKIPEYFNLLVTVCGQKGGVGGEELVGMEELELALQDYESPLNIKDCQFPNVILVDLAMDPREAVKILENSPTTVISKVVPIEVVVKTRKDSILEKAIALAKEKTQPGDSFKVICDLRGRKYIKTPDEITEDLSELLMDKLSLERDDNNPKWIIQIEVVGDNTGISILKPDEILKKT, encoded by the coding sequence ATGAAAATACCAGAATATTTTAACCTTCTTGTAACCGTGTGCGGTCAGAAAGGTGGAGTTGGCGGCGAGGAACTTGTAGGGATGGAAGAACTTGAACTCGCACTACAAGATTATGAATCTCCACTCAACATTAAAGATTGCCAGTTCCCTAATGTAATCTTGGTAGATCTTGCAATGGATCCTAGGGAAGCTGTGAAGATTCTTGAAAATTCACCCACAACAGTAATATCAAAGGTAGTGCCCATAGAAGTGGTGGTTAAAACAAGAAAAGACAGCATCTTGGAAAAAGCAATTGCACTTGCAAAAGAGAAAACCCAACCTGGAGACTCATTCAAAGTCATATGCGACCTCAGAGGCAGAAAGTATATAAAAACGCCAGATGAGATAACAGAAGACCTTTCAGAGCTTCTAATGGATAAATTAAGCCTTGAAAGGGATGATAACAATCCAAAATGGATAATACAAATAGAAGTAGTAGGGGATAACACAGGCATCAGCATACTAAAACCCGACGAAATTCTCAAAAAAACATAA
- a CDS encoding DUF1284 domain-containing protein, with the protein MTSKQDGDCPELQIRAHHLLCMEGFQGYGYDKIFTENLRNIIRILKEYPRIPVTIISETDEICKMCPNKSKCDGDENLKAKDQRLIRHLNLNMRETRCYNELRSLIYEKINFKILDEICGACQWINKCKFYLSQKEKLIEDIFLRILHGVIENENTRIF; encoded by the coding sequence TTGACATCAAAACAGGATGGTGATTGCCCCGAACTTCAGATAAGAGCACACCATCTTCTATGTATGGAGGGATTCCAAGGGTATGGATATGATAAGATTTTCACAGAAAACCTCCGAAATATCATCAGAATTCTAAAAGAGTATCCTAGGATCCCAGTTACAATAATAAGTGAAACTGATGAAATTTGTAAAATGTGTCCCAATAAAAGCAAATGTGATGGGGATGAAAACCTAAAGGCCAAGGATCAGAGGCTAATTAGACACCTGAATCTCAATATGAGAGAAACTAGATGTTACAATGAATTGCGTTCTTTAATTTATGAAAAGATAAATTTCAAAATCTTGGATGAGATCTGTGGCGCTTGTCAATGGATCAACAAATGCAAATTTTACCTTAGCCAAAAAGAAAAACTCATAGAAGATATTTTTTTAAGAATTTTGCATGGAGTGATAGAAAATGAAAATACCAGAATATTTTAA